In a genomic window of Clostridiales bacterium:
- a CDS encoding SdpI family protein produces MTVFNYIIGAVLTLAPLTAGIMIKFFPPKKINRFYGLKTKTTAQNQQTWDYAHKVCANTLLIYSIFGVVVYIIALILHIVIIKQKSYIMFLLGLILALLGALTAFLIAQIKTKKFSRQQKGQ; encoded by the coding sequence ATGACAGTCTTTAATTATATAATCGGGGCGGTATTGACGCTTGCGCCGTTAACAGCGGGGATAATGATAAAATTTTTTCCGCCCAAAAAAATTAATAGATTTTATGGATTAAAAACTAAAACGACAGCCCAAAATCAGCAAACTTGGGACTATGCCCACAAAGTCTGCGCCAATACATTATTGATTTATTCTATCTTTGGCGTTGTTGTTTATATAATCGCGCTTATACTTCACATTGTCATAATCAAACAAAAGTCGTATATAATGTTCCTTTTGGGGTTAATATTAGCGCTTTTGGGGGCGTTAACCGCTTTTTTGATTGCCCAAATAAAAACCAAAAAATTCAGCCGACAGCAAAAAGGACAATAA